A window of Sphingobacterium sp. SRCM116780 contains these coding sequences:
- the infC gene encoding translation initiation factor IF-3 codes for MALKRPGGPRPPMRKKEPDHRINELIRVPEVRLVGDNVETGVYPTRKALELADELELDLVEISPNAVPPVCKIIDYSKFVYEQKKKQKEIKANAKQTVIKEIRFGPNTSEHDFDFKLKHAIKFLESGEKVRAYVHFKGRAIVHKEQGEILLLRFAQALEDVGKVELLPKLEGKRMFLTLAPKAVAKK; via the coding sequence TTGGCATTAAAAAGACCAGGTGGTCCTAGACCACCAATGAGAAAGAAAGAACCAGATCACCGCATTAATGAACTCATCCGTGTACCTGAGGTACGTTTGGTAGGTGATAATGTGGAAACAGGAGTATATCCTACCCGTAAAGCGCTAGAGCTTGCAGATGAATTGGAACTTGATTTAGTTGAGATTTCGCCAAATGCTGTTCCGCCGGTTTGTAAAATTATCGACTACAGTAAATTTGTTTACGAGCAAAAGAAGAAACAAAAAGAAATCAAAGCTAATGCAAAACAAACTGTTATTAAGGAGATTCGCTTCGGACCTAATACCAGTGAACATGATTTTGATTTCAAATTGAAACATGCGATCAAATTCCTAGAAAGTGGGGAGAAAGTTCGTGCTTACGTACACTTTAAAGGGCGTGCAATTGTACACAAAGAACAAGGAGAGATCTTGTTATTGCGTTTTGCACAAGCATTAGAAGACGTAGGAAAAGTAGAACTACTACCTAAATTAGAAGGTAAACGTATGTTTTTGACTTTAGCTCCTAAAGCAGTAGCTAAAAAATAA
- the rpmI gene encoding 50S ribosomal protein L35, translated as MPKVKTNSSAKKRFKLTGTGKIARKNAFKSHILTKKSTKRKRNLTTTSYVSDGDMGNVKRMLAIGK; from the coding sequence ATGCCAAAAGTAAAAACCAATTCCAGCGCTAAAAAACGTTTTAAGCTTACTGGAACAGGTAAAATCGCAAGAAAAAACGCTTTCAAAAGCCACATCTTGACAAAAAAGAGCACAAAACGTAAACGTAACTTAACAACAACAAGTTACGTATCTGATGGCGATATGGGCAACGTTAAACGTATGCTTGCTATCGGTAAATAA
- the rplT gene encoding 50S ribosomal protein L20, protein MPRSVNAVASRRRRKKILKLAKGYYGSRSKVYTIAKNTVEKGLQYAYRDRKTKKREFRALWIQRINAGARQQGLSYSVLIGKLNAKNIGLNRKVLADLALNNPDAFKAVIDAVK, encoded by the coding sequence ATGCCACGTTCGGTTAACGCAGTTGCTTCGAGAAGAAGACGTAAAAAAATCCTTAAATTAGCAAAAGGCTATTATGGATCACGTAGCAAAGTATATACTATTGCTAAAAATACAGTAGAAAAAGGTTTACAGTACGCTTACCGCGACCGTAAAACCAAAAAACGCGAGTTTAGAGCTTTATGGATTCAACGTATTAACGCTGGAGCCCGTCAACAAGGTTTATCTTATTCCGTGTTGATCGGTAAATTAAACGCTAAAAATATTGGTTTAAACCGTAAGGTTTTAGCTGATTTAGCTTTAAACAACCCAGATGCTTTCAAAGCAGTTATTGACGCAGTAAAATAG
- a CDS encoding tetratricopeptide repeat protein gives MKFQDLVNLYEEGRYEDCLSELEVFLVLNPQDIPPLILKATVLKELVFQNEEIDSNDLSLTDFQEVLDIYQSVLQMDPDNEEALFGLLETTRFFYKELDYGEYATYIDRLAIHEDQLENVCRFKADLNYLHEKYTESISNINELLSIYEILYAHDRINKCAFLTESLLFKTMIMRENLNQDQQALTEFKKYKNDILSNNVLLYLDIGKLAFQFNDYEMVGWCGLKAVLYGNEEPEIDAEIFKFYEQVIAELNAGLEDKQCIYFVIMVQRNFREELGLDLSDPLIEAKRYIDLYPDWFIPYHFAGTYILEGGNYEEALPYFAKAVQLGGFSVTIYRYIITYYEVHHVLPEILSWPDDSPIDYYNSGCEFSEFENSIGSPILDLPLLNFRLQFFERAYLGFKAYFHENKFDANYFINQHLVAMCCNNYALALSSKRKYDEVIVICKEGLEYGTFWELYNTLADAHFEKNEYEDALINYHEVLEYDLKRFDFPNYLRISAYITKCEFKLGYIKEAEERLAVIAQEYDELIQSAEYADYEEDDLFVTRQAYMEIQNARFDLINHRGDSETLKDWQKQLESKPDDASNWYMLMQNYFQLGQYEQCIACANNYEATKPLQEMALIDYRKLHYLRGKSYLLTADYKQALHDLLIAYESTKTTLEEEESDGDFHLVMLHLIRTYYHLQDWENVIRISEESAELYDSENWEEDDDWKEIVLLSAEASFKLGLNDQAKEKIQTILKLFPRDEKALQKKKEWGSGWFGWLKK, from the coding sequence ATGAAGTTTCAAGATTTAGTAAATTTATATGAAGAAGGAAGATATGAAGACTGCTTGTCTGAATTAGAAGTCTTTTTGGTGCTCAATCCGCAAGATATTCCTCCCTTAATTTTAAAAGCTACTGTACTTAAGGAACTTGTATTTCAGAATGAAGAGATCGATAGCAATGATCTCTCGTTAACCGATTTTCAAGAGGTATTGGATATTTATCAATCCGTTTTGCAGATGGATCCCGATAATGAAGAAGCATTGTTTGGATTATTGGAGACAACACGATTTTTTTATAAAGAATTAGATTATGGTGAGTATGCTACTTATATAGATCGCTTAGCTATTCATGAGGATCAGTTGGAAAATGTCTGCCGTTTTAAAGCAGATTTAAACTACTTACATGAAAAGTATACTGAGTCTATCAGTAATATTAATGAATTGCTATCTATCTACGAGATATTATATGCACATGATCGTATTAATAAATGTGCATTCCTAACAGAAAGCTTATTGTTCAAAACCATGATCATGCGCGAGAACTTAAATCAAGATCAACAAGCGCTTACAGAATTCAAAAAATATAAAAATGATATTCTATCTAACAATGTATTGTTATACTTAGATATTGGAAAATTAGCTTTTCAGTTTAACGATTATGAGATGGTTGGTTGGTGCGGACTTAAAGCTGTATTGTATGGAAATGAAGAACCAGAAATTGATGCGGAGATATTTAAGTTCTATGAACAGGTAATCGCTGAATTGAATGCAGGGTTGGAAGATAAACAATGCATTTATTTCGTCATTATGGTGCAGCGTAACTTTCGAGAGGAATTGGGGCTCGATTTATCAGATCCATTGATAGAAGCAAAACGTTATATCGATCTTTATCCCGATTGGTTTATTCCTTATCACTTCGCTGGAACCTATATTCTCGAAGGGGGAAATTATGAAGAAGCTTTACCATATTTTGCGAAAGCTGTTCAACTTGGTGGTTTTTCGGTAACAATCTATCGTTATATCATTACTTATTATGAAGTCCATCATGTGCTCCCTGAAATCTTAAGTTGGCCAGACGATTCTCCCATTGATTACTATAATTCAGGATGTGAGTTTTCGGAATTTGAAAATTCAATTGGTTCACCCATTTTGGATCTTCCATTATTGAATTTTAGATTACAATTTTTTGAAAGAGCTTATCTCGGATTTAAAGCTTATTTTCATGAAAATAAATTTGATGCAAATTATTTTATCAATCAACATCTCGTAGCGATGTGCTGCAACAACTATGCTTTAGCATTGAGCAGTAAAAGGAAATATGATGAGGTAATCGTTATTTGTAAAGAAGGCTTGGAATATGGTACATTCTGGGAACTCTATAACACATTGGCCGATGCTCATTTTGAGAAGAATGAATATGAAGATGCGCTCATTAATTATCATGAAGTATTAGAGTATGATCTTAAACGGTTTGATTTTCCTAATTACCTTCGAATTTCCGCTTATATAACCAAATGTGAATTTAAATTGGGATATATCAAAGAAGCAGAAGAACGATTAGCTGTAATCGCGCAAGAATATGATGAATTGATTCAATCTGCAGAATACGCAGATTATGAAGAGGATGATTTGTTTGTGACGCGTCAGGCTTATATGGAAATTCAGAATGCTCGTTTTGATTTAATCAATCATAGGGGAGACTCAGAAACATTAAAGGATTGGCAAAAACAATTAGAAAGTAAGCCTGATGATGCTTCTAATTGGTATATGTTGATGCAGAATTATTTTCAACTGGGACAATATGAGCAATGTATAGCTTGTGCCAATAATTATGAAGCAACTAAGCCATTGCAGGAAATGGCACTTATTGATTATCGTAAATTACATTATTTAAGAGGTAAATCATATTTACTGACTGCAGATTATAAACAGGCACTTCACGACCTTTTGATTGCATACGAATCTACCAAAACAACTTTAGAGGAGGAGGAATCAGATGGTGACTTTCATCTGGTGATGCTTCATCTTATTCGTACTTATTATCATTTACAAGATTGGGAAAATGTTATTCGTATTAGTGAAGAATCAGCTGAATTGTATGATAGCGAGAATTGGGAAGAGGATGACGATTGGAAAGAAATTGTTCTGCTCTCCGCTGAAGCTTCCTTTAAGCTAGGATTAAATGATCAAGCAAAAGAAAAAATCCAAACTATTCTGAAATTATTTCCAAGAGATGAGAAAGCATTACAAAAGAAGAAAGAATGGGGTTCTGGATGGTTTGGTTGGTTGAAAAAATAA
- a CDS encoding DUF3060 domain-containing protein has protein sequence MKTKKLILLGAITMLLSTTSISYAIVTPHPTVVVNQKSGKEIVVEGTNNKKTIKASANDVVKIAGADNKITIEGTFLRLEVEGRGNVVNLVNTSKISVEGADNRINAGNVDTVTVEGAQNHVHYKSTKNKSGKADTSIEGADNMVMKIK, from the coding sequence ATGAAAACAAAAAAACTTATTCTATTAGGTGCTATAACGATGCTGTTAAGCACAACAAGCATTTCATATGCTATTGTAACGCCTCATCCTACTGTTGTTGTAAATCAAAAATCAGGAAAGGAGATTGTTGTTGAGGGAACTAATAATAAAAAAACAATCAAAGCTTCTGCCAATGATGTTGTAAAAATAGCAGGTGCGGATAATAAAATTACCATAGAAGGAACTTTTTTGAGATTGGAAGTAGAGGGACGAGGTAATGTTGTTAATTTGGTGAATACTTCTAAAATAAGTGTGGAAGGAGCTGATAATAGAATTAATGCCGGAAATGTGGATACGGTTACTGTAGAAGGTGCTCAAAATCATGTACATTATAAATCGACTAAAAATAAATCGGGTAAAGCAGATACTTCTATAGAAGGAGCCGATAATATGGTAATGAAAATAAAATAA
- the nhaA gene encoding Na+/H+ antiporter NhaA gives MPNLINLKIFKQFLQSSNAGGILLFICVILSLIIANGPLADAFNSLLNTTLGFETDHIHLNYSLLLWINDGLMAIFFLLVGLEIKRELVEGELSSPKKALLPILAAVGGAVLPALIYLFLNKGLPTEHGWGIPMATDIAFALAVITLLGNRVPTSLKIFLAALAIVDDLLAILVIALFYSGDLHYNYLFIALGIFAFLLLLNFLGVKKIWAYLIPGIFIWYFIHHSGIHATIAGVLVALTLPTNVTDKESPLEKLEHILTSPVNFIIIPLFAIANTNITVHSEMIDGLTTSLGIGIIGGLLIGKSCGILGISFIATKLKLCTLPEGANWKHIFGVGLLGGIGFTMSIFVSILAFTDPLLIEEAKFAVLIGSLASGVSGYLFLANIGNKKNI, from the coding sequence ATGCCTAATTTAATTAATTTAAAAATATTCAAACAATTCTTGCAATCAAGTAATGCTGGAGGTATCTTATTGTTTATCTGTGTTATTCTGTCATTGATTATTGCTAATGGTCCGCTTGCGGATGCTTTTAACAGTCTATTGAATACAACATTGGGTTTTGAAACGGATCATATTCATTTGAATTATTCCCTTTTATTATGGATCAATGATGGTTTGATGGCTATATTCTTTTTGTTGGTGGGTTTAGAGATTAAGCGAGAATTGGTAGAAGGTGAATTATCCTCTCCCAAAAAAGCTCTTTTACCTATTTTAGCTGCTGTTGGAGGTGCTGTTTTGCCAGCACTCATCTATCTATTCCTGAATAAGGGATTACCAACGGAACATGGATGGGGAATTCCAATGGCTACTGATATTGCTTTTGCATTAGCAGTGATAACCTTACTGGGAAATCGCGTACCGACCAGTTTGAAGATCTTTTTAGCGGCACTCGCTATCGTGGATGATTTATTGGCTATTCTAGTAATTGCATTGTTTTATAGCGGCGATTTACATTACAATTATTTATTTATAGCCTTGGGTATATTTGCATTTTTGTTATTGCTTAATTTTTTAGGTGTCAAGAAGATTTGGGCTTATTTAATTCCCGGGATTTTTATTTGGTATTTTATTCATCACTCTGGTATCCATGCTACTATAGCAGGGGTTTTAGTCGCACTGACATTGCCGACAAATGTTACGGATAAAGAATCACCACTAGAAAAATTAGAACATATCTTGACTTCTCCAGTCAATTTTATTATTATTCCTTTGTTTGCGATTGCCAATACCAATATTACAGTACATAGTGAAATGATCGATGGATTGACCACAAGTTTAGGTATCGGTATCATTGGAGGACTGCTCATCGGTAAGTCTTGTGGCATATTGGGTATTTCTTTTATTGCTACAAAATTAAAACTATGTACTTTACCTGAGGGTGCAAATTGGAAACACATATTTGGAGTAGGACTATTGGGAGGTATTGGATTTACAATGTCCATTTTTGTTTCCATTTTAGCTTTTACAGATCCACTATTAATTGAAGAAGCAAAATTTGCTGTGCTAATCGGCTCATTGGCTTCAGGAGTTTCAGGCTATTTGTTTTTAGCAAACATTGGCAATAAAAAAAATATATGA
- a CDS encoding TQO small subunit DoxA domain-containing protein, translating into MTLFTNQYFHGGVYGTLHNKSVQPKIEISNAQVLNNNLYLTLYRADVYGSFLIEIQILDTNNRIVQHIRSEELAALDKKNIDNFYVAKIQPGKHSLVIPLGAKAIVNFDLKHIKLKKNGDYQVKLIDISGLEWIEKLQIN; encoded by the coding sequence ATGACTTTATTCACGAATCAATACTTTCACGGTGGGGTGTATGGAACGTTACATAACAAATCTGTACAACCAAAAATTGAAATATCCAACGCGCAAGTCCTAAATAATAATCTTTATTTAACGCTATATCGTGCTGATGTTTATGGCTCTTTCTTGATCGAAATACAAATTCTAGATACCAATAATAGGATTGTCCAGCATATCCGATCAGAAGAACTTGCCGCTCTTGATAAAAAGAATATCGATAATTTTTATGTTGCAAAAATACAACCTGGAAAACACAGTCTCGTTATTCCGTTAGGTGCTAAAGCAATTGTAAATTTTGATTTAAAACATATAAAATTGAAAAAGAACGGAGATTATCAAGTTAAGCTAATTGACATCAGTGGGCTTGAATGGATTGAAAAGCTTCAGATCAACTAG
- a CDS encoding TQO small subunit DoxD — translation MKLQTENQAFKTAGLFTLSIRMVIGWTYFSAFWRRLILDNKLIEDEAGYIGEKFNHFLPNALGIKPIIEYLVTHLEALWWSMVLFTIIEGIVGLFIILGLFTRLMSIGVFGLAMGILLGSGWLGTTCLDEWQIGILGIASGFTLFLSGSGDFSLDQYMTNKNYSITQQQWFRWIGSG, via the coding sequence ATGAAATTACAGACAGAAAATCAAGCATTTAAAACTGCTGGTCTATTTACACTATCCATCCGTATGGTTATTGGATGGACATATTTTTCCGCTTTTTGGCGACGATTAATCTTAGATAACAAACTCATCGAAGATGAAGCTGGTTATATTGGTGAAAAATTTAATCATTTTCTTCCCAATGCCTTAGGTATTAAACCCATTATCGAATATTTAGTTACGCATCTTGAAGCACTATGGTGGTCAATGGTGCTATTCACAATAATCGAAGGGATTGTTGGATTATTTATTATACTGGGCTTATTTACCCGACTCATGAGTATTGGTGTATTTGGTTTAGCAATGGGCATATTACTTGGCTCAGGTTGGTTAGGAACAACCTGTTTGGACGAATGGCAGATCGGCATTCTAGGTATTGCTTCAGGATTTACGTTATTTTTAAGTGGTAGTGGAGATTTTTCCTTAGATCAATATATGACAAATAAAAACTATTCCATTACCCAGCAACAATGGTTCAGATGGATAGGATCAGGTTAG
- a CDS encoding SusC/RagA family TonB-linked outer membrane protein produces MVKLLQFFNEDIIENKKSIKHSLWVSAALVLISHQTFGNPMSKFSETAHYETHVNDVQTPIQGKIQDATTKQPISGATIKIVGKTTATSSNADGGFQINAAIGDVLEITYIGFSKQSIKVTSTSLPIVVGLLDESGALDEVVVTGYSTQRKKDLTGSVAVVNTDQLKSTPAASAVESLQGRATGVQIVTDGAPGATPAIKIRGFSTINNNEPLYVIDGVPFEGKLSWLNQNDIESMQVLKDASAASIYGSRANNGVIIITTKSGKSGPPRINFDAYYGIQAVNRNRFPKMLSPQQILDLNNKLTNGNDKLPEYLIAGSAIGNNVTAADADMSKYNYADNKTDFYQITKANKAGTNWFDELTENAPTQSYQLSSVGGGENANYAVSGGYLGQKGTIIHTGFERFNIRSNTNFSAFNKKLRFGENMQYSMTRGHGIGVNTNTAGDYIGEGSALGFAYRIKNIIPVYDEGGNFAGSLGGWGNGENPVAIAYRAKDNINKSNFFFGNAFGEYDLMKGLTFKTSFGIKYENYYNLSYTYPNLEFTEGSANNGMAETSGYNTEWTWTNTLNYKANFNDEHSLNVLLGTEAIDNTYRQVQGSGNSFFITNSLDFFYVSQGQKNSATSEGALGSLFSIFGKVDYSFRDRYIFSATLRRDGSSNFGSNNKYGTFPGVSAAWRLSEEEFLKGSDWLSDLKIRAGYGVTGNQRIPAYQYLKRYATSQNSASYPINNELSSGLWISDYQNEDVKWEQVKSLNLGLDFSILQGKLDGTLDWYNKKTSDMLFALPLPATAVGRANSPYVNIGDMENKGIEFSLNYHHGKKDPEEFNFDIGANISHNANKIVALAPGIDEVIYGAFRSMETSIMKTGQPFGAFYGYKVAGIYQNTGELTQYPSYDDARVGGFRYEDINGDGKLDATDRTVIGSPHPDFTYSLNFNANYKNFDLMMYFYGSQGNKNYEATRYFTDFGVFDGQKSVRVLDAWSPENPNSLIPSQTKETVSANEYASSSYFIQDASFLKMKNLQVGYNFQTNKLFGENTSVKKLRAYFGVTNLFTITKYEGLDPEVTATPSKYPALGVDFGVYPQSRQFMLGVSLGF; encoded by the coding sequence ATGGTAAAACTATTACAGTTTTTTAATGAGGATATTATTGAAAATAAAAAATCAATAAAACATTCTCTTTGGGTATCTGCGGCTTTGGTACTAATTAGTCACCAAACATTCGGTAATCCTATGTCAAAATTTTCGGAAACAGCGCATTATGAAACGCATGTTAACGATGTCCAAACACCTATCCAAGGTAAAATTCAAGATGCCACGACAAAACAACCAATTAGTGGGGCAACAATTAAAATCGTTGGAAAGACTACTGCGACTTCTTCCAATGCGGATGGTGGTTTCCAGATCAATGCCGCTATTGGTGATGTATTGGAGATCACCTACATTGGATTTTCAAAACAATCAATTAAAGTAACTTCTACATCATTACCTATTGTTGTAGGATTGCTAGATGAAAGTGGGGCTTTGGATGAAGTTGTTGTAACGGGGTACAGCACACAACGCAAAAAAGATTTAACTGGATCTGTTGCAGTTGTCAATACCGATCAGTTAAAAAGTACGCCAGCAGCGAGTGCTGTTGAATCCTTACAAGGTCGTGCTACAGGTGTTCAAATAGTCACAGATGGAGCTCCAGGAGCGACACCAGCGATAAAGATCCGTGGATTTAGTACGATTAATAACAATGAACCTTTATATGTTATTGATGGTGTACCATTTGAAGGAAAGTTAAGCTGGCTGAATCAGAATGATATTGAGTCCATGCAAGTACTAAAAGATGCTTCAGCAGCCTCTATCTATGGCTCACGTGCCAATAATGGGGTTATTATTATAACAACAAAATCAGGTAAATCAGGTCCTCCACGTATTAATTTTGATGCCTATTATGGTATTCAAGCAGTTAATCGTAATCGGTTTCCTAAAATGCTTAGTCCACAACAAATTTTGGATCTGAACAACAAACTTACAAATGGAAACGACAAATTACCAGAATACCTAATAGCAGGTTCGGCAATTGGAAATAATGTTACTGCAGCAGATGCGGATATGTCCAAATATAATTACGCTGATAACAAAACTGATTTTTATCAGATCACAAAAGCAAATAAAGCAGGTACAAACTGGTTTGATGAACTAACTGAAAATGCACCCACACAATCTTATCAATTAAGTTCTGTGGGTGGAGGTGAAAATGCAAACTACGCTGTTTCCGGTGGTTACTTGGGGCAAAAAGGTACTATCATTCATACAGGTTTTGAACGCTTTAATATTCGTTCCAATACTAATTTCTCCGCTTTTAATAAAAAACTACGTTTTGGAGAAAATATGCAATACAGTATGACCAGAGGGCATGGTATAGGGGTGAATACCAATACTGCAGGAGATTATATTGGAGAGGGTAGTGCGCTTGGATTTGCTTATCGTATTAAAAATATTATTCCTGTTTATGATGAAGGAGGTAATTTTGCTGGATCATTAGGGGGATGGGGAAATGGAGAAAATCCAGTTGCGATTGCTTATCGTGCAAAAGATAATATCAATAAAAGTAACTTCTTTTTTGGAAATGCTTTTGGTGAATATGATCTGATGAAAGGGCTAACGTTCAAAACAAGCTTTGGTATTAAATATGAAAATTATTATAATCTAAGCTATACCTATCCGAACTTAGAATTCACAGAAGGAAGTGCAAATAATGGTATGGCAGAGACATCCGGTTATAACACAGAATGGACCTGGACCAACACCTTAAATTATAAAGCTAATTTCAATGATGAACATAGTTTAAATGTTTTACTCGGTACAGAAGCAATTGATAATACCTATAGACAAGTTCAGGGTTCTGGAAATTCATTTTTCATCACCAATAGCTTAGATTTTTTCTATGTGTCACAAGGACAAAAAAACTCGGCTACGAGTGAAGGGGCATTAGGTTCTTTATTCTCAATTTTTGGAAAAGTAGATTATTCTTTTAGAGATCGTTATATATTTAGTGCCACATTACGTCGAGATGGTTCTTCCAACTTTGGTTCAAATAATAAATATGGTACATTTCCAGGCGTAAGTGCTGCATGGCGTTTATCTGAAGAGGAATTTTTGAAAGGTTCTGATTGGTTAAGTGATTTGAAAATTAGAGCTGGATATGGGGTAACAGGAAATCAAAGAATACCTGCTTATCAATATTTGAAACGTTATGCTACTTCTCAAAATTCAGCCTCATATCCAATTAATAATGAACTTTCTAGTGGTTTATGGATCAGTGATTACCAAAATGAAGACGTGAAATGGGAGCAAGTGAAATCGTTGAATTTAGGTCTCGATTTTTCCATTTTACAAGGTAAGTTAGATGGTACGTTAGATTGGTATAATAAGAAAACATCCGATATGTTGTTTGCTTTACCGTTACCAGCAACTGCAGTAGGGCGTGCTAATTCTCCTTATGTAAATATTGGAGATATGGAAAATAAAGGGATCGAGTTTTCATTAAATTATCATCATGGTAAAAAAGATCCAGAAGAGTTTAATTTTGATATAGGTGCTAACATCTCTCATAACGCAAATAAAATTGTTGCATTAGCTCCTGGTATTGACGAAGTTATTTATGGTGCATTCCGTAGTATGGAAACATCCATTATGAAAACAGGTCAACCATTTGGTGCTTTTTATGGTTATAAAGTTGCTGGTATTTACCAAAATACAGGTGAATTGACCCAATATCCATCTTATGATGATGCACGTGTGGGCGGTTTCCGATATGAAGACATCAATGGAGACGGAAAACTCGATGCAACAGATAGAACTGTGATCGGAAGCCCTCATCCTGATTTTACATATTCTTTAAATTTCAATGCGAATTATAAGAATTTTGATTTGATGATGTACTTCTATGGTTCTCAAGGTAATAAAAACTATGAGGCAACACGTTATTTTACAGATTTCGGTGTATTTGACGGACAAAAAAGTGTACGCGTTCTTGATGCGTGGAGTCCGGAAAATCCAAATAGTTTGATCCCTTCTCAAACAAAAGAAACGGTTTCAGCAAATGAGTACGCTTCATCAAGTTACTTTATTCAAGATGCGAGTTTTCTAAAAATGAAGAACCTACAAGTAGGCTATAATTTTCAAACCAATAAACTTTTTGGAGAGAATACAAGTGTTAAAAAATTAAGAGCTTATTTTGGCGTCACCAACTTATTTACCATTACTAAATATGAGGGATTAGATCCAGAGGTGACAGCTACACCTTCTAAATACCCTGCTTTAGGGGTTGATTTTGGGGTATATCCGCAATCAAGACAATTCATGTTAGGTGTAAGTTTAGGTTTTTAG